AGCATAAATTGCACCGCCAAATGCCGGGAATGCCCAGAACTCCGGATTCACCTTACGTCCTTCAGCATTCTGGGTGGTAATTCCTCCGCCGTAAAAACCAACTTTAACGCCAACACCAAGGGTGTATGGCTCGGTTACGGCTATGGCCGGTTCTTGTGATGCTACGGCGGTTTCATCCTGCATACCGTGAGCACTAGAGGCTTCCTGTGCAATAGCCAGGTAACTGCCATACAGAAAAATGAGTATTAAAGTAAGAGTTCGCACCATATTCCTCCCTAAAACAAAAACTCTACATAGATTGGTACGTAAAAGTAGCTTATAATTACGGAAATGCAACTACTGTCCGGACCAAAAAACGAAAAAAATGTAACGGAACAACAGAATGGGGGTTTTTGGTGGCAAAGCGACGTAATAAACAGACTATGGCCTATGATCAACTCTCTGACGAGGAGGTGTTTGCTCTCGTTCAATCAGCGAACGATCAGCTTGCATTTAAAACATTGTATGGTCGCTATAACAAAAGAATTTACGCATACTGTTTACGGGTACTGGGCAACAGAGAAGATGCAAACGATGTTTTTCAGATTATCGCAATGGCTATCTACGACAAACGGGACTCGTTTAAAGATGGGTCGTTCGTGGCATGGCTGTTTACGATCACCCGCAATACCTGCCTTAAGGCTGTTCGTAACCGGCGCACAACAACTGAACTCAACGAGGAAATTCATACCAAGCCTGACATCAGTTCTTTTAGTGACGACTTTATCCTCAAAGATTCACTTCACCGGGCTGTTCAGTCATTACAGGATGAATTCCGCGAAGCTCTTGAACTTCGATACTTCGACGATCTTTCCTATGAACAAATTGCGGCATGCCTGGGTATTACGGAATCCCTTGCAAAGATTAGGGTGTTTCGGGCAAAAAAGCAAATTGCCAGTATCCTTGCTCCGATAATGGATGAACTAAAATGACACACGAAGAACTATTAGCCGGCTACTTAGAAAACTCACTGTCTGCTCAGCAGCTACAAGAGCTGCAGGCTGTTCTGGCTGCAGATCCGGTTCTGGCTGCTGAAATTGCAAGGTTGCAAAAATTAGAAAGTATCCTGGCAGAGGCTCAGATATATTCCCCAGCACCTGCTGAAGTAATTGCGGAGGCTGAAACCTCGGTTATCAACAAGATGAACGTCACACCAGGTAGCAGGCCTTTTGTACAAAGGGGCTTGGGTAGCTGGATATTATGGGGTGCCGCTGTTATCGTGTTGGTACTTCTTGGTGTTGGTTTGGCATTGGTTACGGGAAATGACAGTGCTCAACCGGTACGAACTGATAATGTACTGTCTCTGCAGGACCATCCGGAAACCAAGGTGCTTCCTGACAATGCAGAAGCCCCGCTGCCTGCCAATCAGATACATACTCAAAAGGAACAACGTCCTGACCAGATGAAGGTCAGGGAGCACGTTAATGCAGTACGGCCCGATAACGATCAGGTTCAATCGCAGGTAACCAATCATAAAAACGATACCGAGACGTCGCTTGGTTTGGATGCTAACCAGCCAACATCGGCTCTCAGCCAGCTGATTTCGGAATATCAGCGATGCCTGCAACAAGGTCAGGAAATCAGATGCGCTCAACTTGCACTTGCAATTGGCAGACAGTACCGCAAGAATGGCGATGTTGCAAATGCACTTCACTACCTGGAAACGGCCCTCTCTCAGGCTGAGTCCGCTAAAACTGTTCAGCAACAGATTCAAATTCTTACTGAACTAGCCCTAACCAACATTGGCGCAGGTAACTCAGAGTCAGCGCAGACCTTCCTCTCCAAGGCCATCAGCCTTGCCGAGTCGAAAGGATTGCCTGCAACTCAACAAAAAGAACTGCTAAAGTCACTTGAATAGACGTTGTCCTACAGGTACTTTTTTAGTTACCGGTAATGTACTCTATGCCTTGGTCATAGAGAAATTCTTCCGGCTTGAATAAGCCGGTTTTATACCATGGCTTTTCTTGATGAAACGATACGGGTGCAGTATTCTGATCCTGTCGCAAACGCTTTGCAGACTGGTATCCG
This is a stretch of genomic DNA from Ignavibacteria bacterium. It encodes these proteins:
- a CDS encoding RNA polymerase sigma factor — its product is MAYDQLSDEEVFALVQSANDQLAFKTLYGRYNKRIYAYCLRVLGNREDANDVFQIIAMAIYDKRDSFKDGSFVAWLFTITRNTCLKAVRNRRTTTELNEEIHTKPDISSFSDDFILKDSLHRAVQSLQDEFREALELRYFDDLSYEQIAACLGITESLAKIRVFRAKKQIASILAPIMDELK
- a CDS encoding tetratricopeptide repeat protein encodes the protein MTHEELLAGYLENSLSAQQLQELQAVLAADPVLAAEIARLQKLESILAEAQIYSPAPAEVIAEAETSVINKMNVTPGSRPFVQRGLGSWILWGAAVIVLVLLGVGLALVTGNDSAQPVRTDNVLSLQDHPETKVLPDNAEAPLPANQIHTQKEQRPDQMKVREHVNAVRPDNDQVQSQVTNHKNDTETSLGLDANQPTSALSQLISEYQRCLQQGQEIRCAQLALAIGRQYRKNGDVANALHYLETALSQAESAKTVQQQIQILTELALTNIGAGNSESAQTFLSKAISLAESKGLPATQQKELLKSLE